TTTACCCAtgttttatttcttcattttcttctattttttctgGTGTTTCACTGTTTGGAGGGCTAGTTGGTGAAAATGGAATTACATAGGTAGagatttagtaggtacctaagtttacttattctgaaaattgctcaataggtcattttgctttttgctacGAGTGCTGCGAGTTGATAcgaatttggtcaaattatTGCCTACtcgcaatttgaaaaattctgcatttcCATTGTAGGCCTTTGTAACACTTGACAATGAGAATTAGGGTACCAATTTTCTACAATGTAAAACATGTCTAATAAAGGCTTTTGGAAGCTAACATCGTCGATTTCATTTATAAACTGCGAAATGTCACGAGACATTGTTTCCAGATACttgaaatatttccatttcAAATCCAGTTGCTGGTATATTTCGACGACAGCTTCAATACATTCACGATCGTTTTTACCATAACAGTCCTATGGGCAGAGAAattaattcattgaaaaatttatcgacatggtagtatatttttcaaatacctatataCTTAATCACTTACATGTAGGATTTCTTTTTGAGTGTAGTTGCAATGCTCAAGTGCTGTCAAGATGAACCAACTGAGTTTGCCATTTTTGATGTCTTCGTAAAGTATGTACTTTACCGCTAGTTTCATCAAATACATCGTTATAATCATTCTAGGTAATCAAAACAATACAACATCGACGtcttatgtatgtatttgcaaAATGATGGTCATTCAAGTAAATAGATAGGTCCGATGCAACTCACCTGAATTATCGAATATTTACCAAATGCTGCGAATAGTTTTTCCAAATCTTCTGCTACGTGATCGTATTTTATGCCTGcctgtataattttttattacttatgtTATTACTTTAgaggtaggtataatatgtgTGATTACCTGattatttatgaataattaattaCTTGAGGCATTACTTCCTGGTAAATTTAATTATAGGGTAAGAATTTTCGTAAATGAAACTCACCATATTCATCGCTGGTAATATTGGTAATTTGAATGCATTGCTCGCATTCAGAGCAACACGAATTATGTCGTAGGTTTCCCATGTGAAGTATTCTTTGTTTTTACCTAACATATCGATTCTGTTGCATTCCAGTGTGGCTACATTTTCAACTGCCCAATATGCCtgtgcaaatttgaaaaaaaaatgagcgaatgAGTGGGTAGGTAgatcaaaaaagctgaaattaataaattaactaagtggatatacgagtatgtataccGACCTCTGTGAAGATGTCGAGGCATGACAAAAAATAAGGTTCATTAATGAAAAAGGTTTTCAAAATCATCTGAACACCAGTGCTCATCATTAATGCATGAAGAGAGGCTTCCTCTACGCCGACTTTTTTATACCATGCTGGTTTCATCCTTCTGGTTTCGGATTTGTCAAATATATCGTCCAGTATCAGGAGAGAAGACGTGAGCTAAAAATAAGAAAGGTGTATTGGATTGCGTGACGATTAAGATATGAGATTCGAGTTTGAAGATTACataattcttatttttcaattgaatataTCAGGTCTGTATTACCTACCATCAAAGGAAGGTAACCCAAAATCCAAGAACGCAAAATGAACTCGTCAGTCAGTTTGGATTTTGGTGTGAAGTTTTGGCAcgcgtttaaaaataatttcattcgaCTGTATTTTCCTCCAGTAACGTTGTGTTCTATAATCTGTGAAAAAATTAGTGTAAATCTTACTGTAAAGTGGCGAATCGCGATTCATATACACAGTCTACACGTACTTCTTCGTTTTTGTCACAAATAATCGAAGAtccaaaacaaatatttttatctGATAGAACTTTCTTGACAATATTATGCGCTActctgaattttgattcatCGTCCTCACATTTTCGGATGTTTTTCAattgttcgttgaaaattctagaattgcaaaaatttcacgaGGTCATGGTTGAATTTGAATGTGGCAAGCCTGAATACAAATCAGGTAGGTACATGTAAACATTGTTGCTCGTTTTTCGATTCGGTTTAAATTTGATTCACTGAAAGAGCGTGCCACCGAGATCTTggaaccaaattttaagcttttgaagtataatttgaataattctctgatttttgaacattttcgaaaatggtggAAATGAGGTGTTTGTATATCGAATCAATTAGGACAAGTGAATCGCAAATCTGACTGGTTGAAAAATATGTGaccaagtaggtatttttcatacTAAATGGAAGtgtaaaatgtttaaaaagttacAGAACGGtccgtttttgaaaaacaaataactCAAATGCAATTCACCTGCTCTAACTGATTCTGAATGTCAAACTCATGACAGGTTAAagttttcagctgccaaagttaGCTACAGCGCCCTCTGGAGTAATTCGAAGGTCCTAAAGGAAATCTAAATGGACTGGAAAATGTTCACAATCGATTTGGCGGATCAACTTTGgcacaaaaatcgattttcagatttttatttcaaatattctactcttttggtaaaaaattaatttacgaatAAGCTGTtcatgtcatttttaaaaattcgccaaaaataatgaaatcaacttcggcagctaaaaatttggttctcATGTTTGGGTGACATACTTTTTCAGTAagtcaaatttcagctgaaTTAGAGAAGACGGACTGCAAAAGTTTCCTTTGTGAGGATtagtgttgtgtttttttcatataaAGCAACGTTTGagcagaaaaagaaaattgattgcatttttgaattcatgTGTTTTTCAGGTAGCCTAGAtgtatgtaaaaataaaaacatattaTATTTAATAATTAATGAAGCTAGCAGCAGTTATCTATATCAACTTACCTGCCTGCAATACTTGAATTTGTGGTCAGAGGAATCACGTTaatgtgtaaatttttcaattgaataatCGACACGTTTCCAAATTTTCCGAAATggtatttcaaattcaacgaaCGTATTAAAGTAGCCATCTGAatcaaatatatgtacctagtacttCTATTgcaaagaatttgaaaattcaaaagaaaataaatccaACCGCCGAGTACCTTGGCAATACTTgcatgtaaaaataaataaaaaatgagcgACTTGTTCAGCACTTGGCGCGAATTTCAATactaaatatgtatgtacctacatatttgttcGTAATGccaattaggtacatacttagtacatatttattcttttttagaTACGGgctcatgaaattttcaactttttgattttattacaaagcatatatttgaaaattgatattattattttgaatgctgcaatgatgaataattttaaataaattaaaaagtgaatttaTTCGGGTATGcaatatgtacaatgtacatactaTGAATATaggcacttgaaaaaaaaactcattgtcagttaaaattttggtataaattgtgcaatttttttcaactctttaatgcataaattttaacctttttttgaaaaaaaatttggcaaattaataattcattgtcagttaaaattttggtataaattgtgcaattttttcaactctttaatgcataaattttaacctttttttgaaaaaaaatttggcaaatttgtaTTATgcaaattaatgttttttatgaaataaatatatgtatgaaaaatgaatctaaaattgagtaaattgtGACCAATTGGTCCATTATCGGCCCATCAGTGGCCATTTTTTTTATCTGTGATCAACGTGTGCATTAaagagtggaaaaaatcaattttttttcgccaaaatactCGATgagaaatgttcaatttttcataaggTGCTTCCAGGAGAGATGCAGCACTTTTTTCAATcgcgaattattttttctctaattaACCTTAGACGATGGTAATAGGATCAACCGAAAGTTAGGTATCCATGAGTACCTACTCGAGTTGATGATAGGGACATATTTTATGACTatgagtattttcattttcaaattatgcggtatctctcaaaaaaaaaaaaaaaaaaaaaatgggagagATTCCGCAATTAAATCGCATAAGAAAATCTTACCCTTTCCATACTTTGAGGTCTCATTTCAATATCTTGCTTCtgagccaaaaaaataatttttcaaaaaacatttaaaaaaattttttttttccaaatgaaaatcGCGAATGTTTGAAAACTATATATTAATGGTAACGCTACCAAAAGTGGATAAGATACTAAGTAGGTAGTAAGGAATCTATTTTTACTTAATtaagtttttttgatgaaacacAATCTGAGGTATAGGAAATGCGGAATCTCTCCCACTTCGGTGTCTCACCCCGAAGCACCTAACTtgttcaattaattttattttttctttgaaattttttgtacaggTTTATGGTGCAAGGTCCTTCAAAACACACCATAAAAAACGATCTGATTTCGGATATATCTACAAAATGTGCGTCGATTTTTTCCCCACAGATCGCGTCATATTCTCGTGCCCTTGAATGAGAAACGTGtttctctttgaaaaattcttgaccACCAATAGTAACATACTTCATCTACAGTTATTTTTATATGCATGTTGGTAATATTCGGCCGCAGTCTTTGGAAATCAAAAGTAGATATATATTTATTAAATTCCAGTTGCATTTTTGTACCAAAGCATCATCTTtggtactttttaaaatcaagaacAATACCTAACCGATCTCGAGCGTGAATCCACAGACGCACACCAGAAATAATCAGCACGAGCCCGGACATCGCGAATCAATCACGCACGCTAATGACTCAACTCAACCATCGTAACGAATCATTTTCATGAATGGCACGAATGCATTTTAAATACCTGTTCGGAATGAATTAAAAACTTACGCCAATGTCTGAATACTTCAGACACTAATACAGCCTAACCATCTCGCatattcaaaataggtacatacacatCTTCCTATACTCATATAGCTGCTGCTGCGTCGTCTTAGTCGTCTATATTGATGTTTATCATGCTCTCGTATAAGATTATCGCATCTAATCCTCGGCACAATTACACTTCCATGTTACATAAGCTACTCGGGCGTCATTTGCTGATTATGACGATacattgtaacattttttttcctccattgATAAAAACAAATCTCATAGCTCGCAGCTCTTGGCTTAGTACGTCATAAGACTAGATATAGGCCTATCGTCATTCTCATTCAATAAAATGTATTTGCGAATATCTAACTCTCTTTTTAATTACGTCGACGTGGCGCTCGCTGGCGCTACATAAAGAGTCACATCCGTCATTCCAACGAACCATCGACTACGTGATTTTCCGGCCGAATTAGAAAACCGCACACTCGAGGTGTCGTATACTTTAATTATTTATCTCGTTGGCGTCATCATAGCTTGTATGTACCTATCGTTTTCGTCTCTTTAAATCCAGCAGACTTGATAAAATCAGTCATCGTTAAACGATAATATTCAATTTATGAGAAACCGTAGGTATAAATTTACCaattaagaataaaaataacgaaCAGCGTGTATAAAAAAAACGCAATATGCGGGTACTTACCTACcacgttaaaaaaaatccatttcacgCTCGTTTGAGACTAACAATACCCATCAATTTGGTATGGTAACGAGCATATTATAATACCGCATCTTCTTATGTGTGTTTACAGCACCACAGTTTGTTAAAATTATGCAATGTTATGGCAACGAACGTAAGtaaattggccaattttacgtatttttttccttttcctttcatCGTATGTAAGTTATACGTGTGGTAGAAAAGATAGGTATGATGGAGAGACGAGggatgtgttttgaaaaatttcaagaatagagaaattgaacagaaaaatgCCAGAAATAATAGCTTACTCagactatttgaaaaaaattcgattttcggataaaaaattttctaaaacttttgccctcgatTCGCTCGGGTCTTTCAAGATGCTACTTTCGAGACCAGTtaaattattcgttcgcgaacgaattgaattcaatttttgaatgatagGATCGGAACTGTAGAAGTTTTGTCATTCATTATGTCACTTATGCGTAATTCgagtttttagaaattcactcgttcacgaacgatttttctcccctctgagcaaatcgttcgcgaacgaatcatccaCAATTTTCATGGGTAATAGATTGACAACATTTTCGCTCTTGTTCTATCTGTAttgtctaattttatttttacgtgattcagtcgttctcgaatgattcgccGTTTCTGAGCTagccgttcgcgaacgaatcacccccattttttgttgattccaataatttttatgacgcacagtgggctgtgagcaccctcaaaacgcctgtaattcaaaaactttcagtgaaccctaaaacaatggtacatacaatgatatcctcccttatgtttttggggccggccgcagaatacgaatttgaaaatatttttttgaaggggtgagggggtgagggggttgacaaattcaaaatttggcaataatgatgtgtgatatgtcgaaatgtatgtttttgagggtgtagatcacgaatctgacaatattttttgcatAGGGGTGAACGGTGGGGGataaagggggtaaaaacggttaaaaattcaaaatttgactataatgatgtgatgtgtgatatgtcgaaatgtaccaagaatgaataattcaactgcaagtaagtacttttcatcaatttactggatTTTAGTTTTTGCCAACTGCCAACTCAGCTGCATAAattggaatagaacaaattttcgCACGTAGATGCATGCGAAATTCCAGTGGACTGGTAATACTTGAGATGGTGtatttcaagatttcaattgtcatttttgaccgaaagtgaCCCAATGACCTCCACAGTCAgttgtagtgaaaaatcatagtgaattttgttaaaatgttgcaaattttttcttactgggactttgacggctccccaacagaaaattcttcatcccccacccttcacccctgCTACACTctcgaaaaagtacattttgacatatcacacatcattatagtcaaattttgaattgttcacccttttcacccccttcattccccaccattcacccctacgaaaaaaatattgtcagattcgtgatctgcaccctcaaaaacatacatttcgacatatcacacattattatggtcaaattttgaatttttcactcccTTCATCCCCCAatattcacccctacgaaaaaaatattgtcagattcgtgatctgcaccctcgaaaacatacatttcgacatatcacacattattatggtaaaattttgaatttttcacccccttcatcccccactattcacccctacgaaaaaaatattgtcaaattcgtattctgcgatcccaaaaacatacatttcgaaatatcacacatcattattgccaaattttgaatttttcaccccctcacccctacaaaaaaaatattgtcaaattcgtagcaaatcgttcgtgaacgaattggaatcaatttttgatgatagaATTAAAACAGTCAAGTTTTGTCATTGTCATTTGCACATAATTCGATTTTCcattgattcattcgttcgcgatcgatttttttccccgagcaaattgttcgcgaacgaattggaatcaatttttgatgataggATTAAAACAGTCAAGTTTCGTCATTGTCATTTGCACATAATTCCGTTTTCcattgattcattcgttcgcgaacgatttttttccctagcaaattgttcgcgaacgaattggaatcaatttttgatgataggATTAAAATAGTCAAGTGAGTCAAGTTTCGTCATTGTCATTTGCACATAATTCCGTTTTCcattgattcattcgttcgcgaacgattttttcccctagcaaatcgttcgcgaacgaattggaatcaatttttgacgataagATTAAAACAGTCAGGTTTCGTCATTGTCATTTGCACGTATGTAATTCGATTTTCcattgattcattcgttcgcgaacgattctttccTCCGagaaaatcattcgcgaacgaactggggccagtttttactttttaatgatAGGATTAAAACAGTCAAGTTTTGTCATTGTCATTTGCACTTGATTCGATTTTCcattgattcattcgttcgcgaacgattctttttctCCGGGCAAATCGTTCACGAGCCACTCACtcgtgattttaatttttaattgacgAATTGAAGACCTGATTTGATTTACGactgattcagtcgttctcgaatgattcataattTCAGAGCGAATCGTTCGCAGAGTTTCTcagtcaaaaatt
The sequence above is a segment of the Planococcus citri chromosome 3, ihPlaCitr1.1, whole genome shotgun sequence genome. Coding sequences within it:
- the LOC135841257 gene encoding farnesyl pyrophosphate synthase-like — encoded protein: MATLIRSLNLKYHFGKFGNVSIIQLKNLHINVIPLTTNSSIAGRIFNEQLKNIRKCEDDESKFRVAHNIVKKVLSDKNICFGSSIICDKNEEIIEHNVTGGKYSRMKLFLNACQNFTPKSKLTDEFILRSWILGYLPLMLTSSLLILDDIFDKSETRRMKPAWYKKVGVEEASLHALMMSTGVQMILKTFFINEPYFLSCLDIFTEAYWAVENVATLECNRIDMLGKNKEYFTWETYDIIRVALNASNAFKLPILPAMNMAGIKYDHVAEDLEKLFAAFGKYSIIQNDYNDVFDETSGKVHTLRRHQKWQTQLVHLDST